The window ACAAATGAGGTTCCTTTTCGTGCTTCCGAGAAGTGGATGAAGAGGGTCAGGATTTAAAGCGATTTCTCACCTCAATCCTTTTTCCGGGTCTAACGCTATCCTCGACCTTTTCAGAGTGACATCCGATTTTGCATTCGTAGTCAGGCCCAGAAACAGCAACAGTAGAGTGCTACAACGTCCGGGTTCAGCTCCAATCTTGCGTGTAGAAGCAGCAGGTCGCCAGCTTTTGTTTTCCGACCGGATGGAAACGAAGCAGCCATTGCTCGCGGCGGGGTTTCTTAAGAGAGGCTTCGAAGAAAAAAATAGGAGAAAGTAACGCAGGAATGCGACCATGCAGGTTGAGGAACGAGTTGGATGTATGTGCAAGACCTATGGGGTTCAAAGACGGTATTCGTTTCGTAGTTATTTGCAAGCGTGGCAATACTTGTTAGTTCTGTGGAAAGCAAGTGTCGTCCTCTTACGGCCAGTGAAAGAAAGCAGGTGCTGATCCCGGTTTCACTATTTTCTTCGACAACGCATAATCACAAAAGCCTCCCTTTGTGCACAGAACTACACCAAAACGGCTTCATGGCTTTCGACTCCTTCAGCCCTTTCAGATTATACTAACAGTGAAAAAAGGGCGGTGGCCCTCGACTATGATTTCTGCTGTACATTTGACCCACTCCACGAGTCTCTGTGCAGAGGCGAGATAGGGAAACAAAGAGTCGTTGTTTCCCAGGTTCCCTTCCAGCGTAACTTGTCAGCTCTCGTTGAAATTCCTCAACTCGCTGCCACCAAAGACACATCGTGGCTAGGGAACAGGAGCCAACTTTCAGGAACAGCGCAACCAAAAACACAAGGAACTGGTATGGAACTTGTGTGCTGTGACGAGACTTGCAGCTTGGTACACACGCCCTCCATTACCGATTTGCTGTCGCTAGAGCGGTTTTCCACCTCGGAGCGCAGATCCCTTCTGCGGATATCATAACACCTCTTACCTGCAATACTTACCACAGTCAGACACCAGCTACGTGACACCTCTGGTATACACCCGAGCATTTTCTCAGGGTGTTTTTCCATGATGTTTTCATTCTCAATAGCACAAGCCGCCAGCAGCGAGTGAGGGACCAAGCAACAGCCTGTGGAAGCGGATACATTCAAAATCTTGAGCGTGCCCAAACAGAAGCTGACGTGCATACGACTAGATCTTTCAGTACCGTTCATGCGTCCACCGGCGTCCTTGTAAGGGCTTCCACGTTCTAGTTCGTAGGTAGTTCTTATGATGACCACGTAAGCTAGTCACTAGCAGTGTTGGCAAAGGTTCCACTGCCACATGGTGCCACGGGATCGGGACCGTGCCGTCTATTTGACGCCTCCGCACGTGAGATTTTCGCAGGCGCATATCGGTCCTAAAAGGAACCGCGCTTGATATGCGGCGAACAGACACAACTCAGAAAGTTACAaaccgaagaaggaaaggcgttTGAAGTGTCGCTTTCGCGTCATCTGTGCACGCCGACTCAAACTGGACATCGTTTATGGCAAACGGATGTCCTTTGCGTTGAAGGAGTCCGTTAGCTCGTCTTGCTTAACGCCTGCGCGTTTGCTTGCATAGAGcaaatatatgtgtatatgaaTTCAGTGACATAGAGCTTGTATACAGGCTTGAATATGTGTACCTTGTAGGGCCGTTCTGCGTGGCGTACCAGTCTTGCAGGGGTTCGGAGTCAGCGCCTGGCCCCCACTTgcccgcctcttctcgacAGGGATCCCTTGACACAAACCGAgtttctgcgtcgctctgTCCAATCGAAACGACCACTGCCCTTTCGTgtctgagagaaaaaagcagtCCTGAGCAGGACGGCAGATCGACGgagtcgccttttctgttctccccTGGAAACACGTTACCCACGTAGAATACTCGGTAGTGTTTTCTGCTCTGTCCGTTCCATTCCCTATACGCCGaagtctctctgccttgggTGCTTGGTTCTGCACATGCTTCGGTTTTATTAAGGGAGGCAacagtctcttctctgccttcccctgCTCCagtcttctcccgctgtgGCCGTTGCGGTGAGCGGGCATATTTGACCTCGTGCTGCTCCGGCCTCTTCTGCTcagctgtctccctttcttccgcgctTCGAGGGACACTCTCGCGATGAACGAGACACGAAAGAATCGCTTGGAGGCATTCACATCAGACATGCCTTTCCTCGACATTTCCGTGCGCTTTCTTACTGGTTTTCTTCCTATCAGCGCTCGTCGGTATCTTTTCGGTGCGCTGCAGCAACGCTGCTCCAGTTGCTCGGGAAGACGCCACCGCCCTCTGTCCCCCATTTGTCACgtttcttcttgccttttctcATTGTTGGCTTAGAGTTCCTGTGGCCAGGCTGCTTTGCACCACTGTCCAGATGTCCTGCGTCATTTGAAGTGCTTTCGCCCGGTGTTTTTGTGGCAGCGTCTCCCGAGTTTCGGCAACAGCACACCTCCCATTCGCGCGCAACGGCTCGCAGAGAAACTCGTTTTGTTCACACGCCACAGCTGCTCGGCTCGCCTTAAGAttttcgcctttttgtgAGGGACTGGTTCTGTGTCAGTAGCTTTACTCTCAGTGGAGGCTCCTTTTGTTGTCCTCACTCCCGGCCAAGGCGTTATCGAGAATATTAGGAACATTCAGCGCCGCCATGCCAGTGTTTTTGCCGCCGGCTCCTCCAGGGGCGCGGCGGCTCTACCGGTTGCCGGTTCCTCTCCcactcctttctctccgtcttaCCTGTATTTTTGCCGCTTTCCTGTGTTTCtgtgcctcttttctctcgccttgtgTCATCCGAGcctccctgtcgcctctctttgtGCTCTCCGACCAACCACAGGCCGTGGCTGCCAGCCGCGCCGTGCTTACTGCCGACTCCGAGATCGCTGATgactccgtcgcctcgcagACTCAAGAGACAATCcagtcttcgtcttcctctgccatTCCGGAGAATCATGGTGGCGCTGCACACTCCCAGACTGTGGAGCGCTCGCAAGCGAGCGCTCCGCAGTCTTCTCCAGAAGACCACGCGGTGTTTCCCGAAGAATGGCACGTCCGCATCAACCGTGAACCAGGTGAGGTGGGCAGATTCGTTCCGCCTTCCCTGTTCGGTTCTAAGGCGAAAGACACAAACGGAGCGTCCATCTCGGCGAGATTCATCGAGTCCCAACAACCGCCCCAGTCTGTAGCCGGTTCCCAGAGTGAGAACACCCACGCTGCCGGTCCTGGCCCTCTGGTGTCTCAGCACCGCGGGGGCCAGCATCGGCAGGGAGCGCGCGTTGTGCCTGGGCAGCCTTCTCCTTCActgcttctcgctcgcggaAAGCAGGAGTCGTTCGGCGCGGGAGCCGGCCGGAACTACGGCCAgtgggagacgccgagatTCGAGCCAATCGCacaagacagcagagaatCTCAGGAGAGCGACGTGTCGAGCGGAGTACTCAAGTCCCAGCTGAcacagacgcagcagagCCTTCCTCAGCATGTGGCCGCTTCCCAGTTGCCTCTCGGTCGCGCGGCGAACCAGGGGAGTGACGATTTCTCTGCAGTGCAAATTCCTGGGGGCGgcgctttttctccagcTGGACAGTCTCCATCCGATGCGTCCTATTTCATGCATGCACCCTCCGAGGGTCAACCGCCGGCTCTCCTCGTGGCTGCATCGGACTCGGCACGCGGAGATTCGGGGTTCGCTGGAAGACCCGGCGCGTCcgcgtcggcgcctgcgaGTGACAGCCTGAGACTGGCCCAGGTTGGGCGCCAAGGCCTGCCTCTGAGTCCGCGCCAcgacgccttctctccgcttcagTCGAGTTCATTCTACGACCACATCTATCCTCCCGTCCACGCAGACGGAAGAGGTGAGAAAGAGTCTCCCGAGCGACACAGTGGAGGGCTTCTCTCGAATTTCGCCGAGGGAGCACGCGACGCAAGCAAGCGGAGAGCTCCCACATTCGCATCTGCTTTTGGGCCGGGCGGGTTTTTGGAGGCCGTCCTATCTCCCGACTTGGCGAGCGAAGTGAAGGCGACGGTGCTGCGGAAAACCGGAGAAATGCGGAAGGCGTATCTCCACCCAGGGTTGAACTCGCTTTCAATGGCGATACACTCGCTGTTCTCTCCAGATCGTCCtagcgagggagacagcgcgtctctcagcgcagagacaaggaagtCGAGCAAGAGCCCGGGCTCTCACGTCCTTTCGGTCTCGCAAGCACGCCGGAGCGATCGGGACGAAGCgcagggaagaggcgagagcggcgccaAACaccagaaagaaaacaggcaAGGCGGAGTCGGTTCGGAGATCTTTGCGAGTCTAGGCCTCGAGGAGGAGTTCGCAACCGGGATGCACGCCCTTCAGAAATTGAAGGAGGTCCTGGGCTTCGAGGACGCCGAgcccgtgtctcctcccccgccttcgccgcaaaggagaaaaaggagaactCCTCCCTACCAGGTCCAGGTACAGAGAGGCGtgcgggtgtctgtacactggGGCGAGCATGCGTAGGCTgcagagcgaaagaaaacgacaaAATGCTcgaaccagagagaaggcgagaaggaagcagactGGGGAGtgaacgagagggaaaccgACAGC is drawn from Neospora caninum Liverpool complete genome, chromosome X and contains these coding sequences:
- a CDS encoding putative protein phosphatase 2C, which codes for MPVFLPPAPPGARRLYRLPVPLPLLSLRLTCIFAAFLCFCASFLSPCVIRASLSPLFVLSDQPQAVAASRAVLTADSEIADDSVASQTQETIQSSSSSAIPENHGGAAHSQTVERSQASAPQSSPEDHAVFPEEWHVRINREPGEVGRFVPPSLFGSKAKDTNGASISARFIESQQPPQSVAGSQSENTHAAGPGPLVSQHRGGQHRQGARVVPGQPSPSLLLARGKQESFGAGAGRNYGQWETPRFEPIAQDSRESQESDVSSGVLKSQLTQTQQSLPQHVAASQLPLGRAANQGSDDFSAVQIPGGGAFSPAGQSPSDASYFMHAPSEGQPPALLVAASDSARGDSGFAGRPGASASAPASDSLRLAQVGRQGLPLSPRHDAFSPLQSSSFYDHIYPPVHADGRGEKESPERHSGGLLSNFAEGARDASKRRAPTFASAFGPGGFLEAVLSPDLASEVKATVLRKTGEMRKAYLHPGLNSLSMAIHSLFSPDRPSEGDSASLSAETRKSSKSPGSHVLSVSQARRSDRDEAQGRGESGAKHQKENRQGGVGSEIFASLGLEEEFATGMHALQKLKEVLGFEDAEPVSPPPPSPQRRKRRTPPYQVQVRKKMVTVSEWYLHSLGATMNGRREDDEDALLVHSPLAGFPHARLVGLFDGHAGYEISRFCATHASNFLGTMADFSAASFKAACLAMDDAAFHHSGPLRRSGSTGIMLVIEQNWSQAGRLFFRVHAANVGDSRAFILRRDGSFLALSIDHKPNDPDERQRIESAGGHVKRMGNGIWRLDGSLALSRAFGDFKLKQEPSLPADAQRVVAVPDVVETIAYPGDILFLACDGMFEARGMTWSGVASLLKESLDETQGDLPKVAYKLLDSAFTRGSGDNISVIIARLAELRSATTTVSRFDYDASGGVSDHAVALSHCLSSDREVFRVFARSIPAAVFCKCGPDAFLRCSSAGNLEVQPAVVNGEMVRGYRTADGVVAVHPAKEPLTVTLF